The Phaeodactylum tricornutum CCAP 1055/1 chromosome 8, whole genome shotgun sequence genome has a window encoding:
- a CDS encoding predicted protein: protein MSTGVTRGDQATGISLPAVLRYRTVQYVMRCSLFPSGHPTIPSGLSLGLARVWMLLVSLLCASLVVPAQSQSARITGFSLLNADTHQVIQPLRNGDDIDLFRAGTTLLSIRAEVSGSLEGGSVQMILNGRVRNSRRRQQQQQQHNAQYESIPELAQWGGHSVQARIMEFPDGTGNVQDSRSIGFAIRNSDPNAPTAAPVTPEPTTPWTGESISPSTGDGDDFATAAPTASNVQTPPTTPTSTVASPFPTAPPVPVRPLEPTDVHAYPASVRGTLSGTLEPWSKLTLCFLATTTDDTSATATTTSAFTHERNETVNPFTDIRLDVTFTALEEPVELVVPGYYAADGHAAHTHATAGAVWCVHATLPSEGSWMWRANFWHGANVALFDVNHGGVVKTPLFPVHGSTGQFILTPTTANGDDEDDLATGRAVTNATTPRRTRGRLQYVGEHAYKYPSGNDWWLSFGAASPSNGLAYDRFDGTTNAGERRKSWTPHADDYVSGNPTWAGGQGRELVGALNYLASQSLNLVTFSTLTLGGPDGNVFPFVSPQPSDRFRMDVSKLAQWEVVFQHADELGLLLNLRLESESAADVLDGKAGVLGLRRRLYYREMIARFGHHLSLIWNLGTATATASFSTANQQSLTNYIRSVDPYEHPVVLQTPSNQQAEVYEALLSSSNVAVEGTSLASDLYDTFNDTLIWRSLSAEQGHKWVVTSEYQGSQGATADRDDPTHDEFRVEVLWGNLLAGGTGVAYHFGDERGDSSGCSDLACQDWRSREALWGQSRYALEFFRENSIPFWNMGNSNERCTDGNRCFSNDEFVVVQVLRTDTPSLVDLTTPSPVVATYSLKWFDPLLGGPLQDGSVASVFSGPAQDLGTPPTSTGQEWIALLTRNRLPPTTAPTISLAPTQSPLLVVVPPTHAPHVPGTPTGTPIEMPSFRESDFLSRTIEPTSGPPSEGVSSAVAPTANISAVIQWILLFLILGLVRVNP from the exons ATGTCAACGGGAGTCACGCGCGGTGACCAAGCCACCGGGATTTCTCTGCCAGCCGTACTGcggtaccgtaccgtacaaTACGTTATGCGTTGTTCGTTGTTCCCTAGTGGCCATCCCACAATTCCATCCGGACTCTCCCTTGGGTTG GCACGGGTATGGATGCTGCTAGTGAGCTTGTTGTGTGCGAGTCTCGTCGTCCCCGCACAAAGTCAGAGTGCCCGCATTACGGGCTTTTCCTTGCTGAACGCGGACACCCATCAAGTGATTCAACCATTACGCAACGGAGACGACATTGATTTGTTCCGCGCCGGAACGACGTTGCTCTCGATTCGTGCGGAAGTGTCCGGATCACTCGAGGGAGGTTCCGTCCAGATGATCCTGAATGGACGAGTGCGCAAC TCTCGGAggcgacaacaacaacaacaacaacacaacgCACAATACGAGAGTATCCCGGAATTGGCCCAGTGGGGTGGACATTCCGTACAGGCTCGTATTATGGAATTCCCGGACGGCACCGGAAACGTGCAAGACTCCCGTTCGATTGGCTTTGCCATCCGCAATTCGGATCCCAACGCTCCCACGGCGGCACCCGTCACACCCGAACCTACGACCCCTTGGACCGGCGAAAGTATCTCCCCCAGCACTGGTGACGGAGATGACTTTGCCACGGCGGCGCCTACGGCTTCCAACGTGCAGACTCCTCCCACCACACCCACGTCGACGGTGGCCTCGCCTTTTCCTACGGCTCCACCCGTCCCCGTACGGCCACTCGAACCAACCGACGTACACGCCTATCCCGCCAGTGTTCGGGGAACACTCTCCGGTACCTTGGAACCGTGGAGTAAGCTTACCTTGTGTTTCCTAGCCACTACTACTGATGACACCAGCGCGACCGCAACGACAACCTCCGCATTCACCCACGAACGCAACGAAACCGTCAATCCCTTTACGGACATTCGCCTCGACGTCACCTTTACCGCGCTCGAAGAACCCGTGGAACTCGTCGTTCCGGGATACTACGCGGCCGATGGCCACGCCGCCCATACACACGCTACCGCCGGGGCCGTCTGGTGCGTACACGCCACCCTGCCCTCGGAAGGCTCCTGGATGTGGCGCGCCAACTTTTGGCACGGTGCCAACGTCGCACTCTTTGACGTCAACCACGGAGGCGTCGTCAAAACACCGCTCTTTCCCGTACACGGGTCCACCGGACAATTCATCCTCACGCCAACCACcgccaacggcgacgacgaagacgacctGGCCACGGGCCGGGCTGTTACCAACGCCACGACACCGCGGCGGACGCGGGGACGACTCCAGTACGTGGGAGAACACGCGTACAAGTACCCCAGTGGCAACGATTGGTGGTTGAGTTTCGGTGCCGCGAGTCCGTCCAACGGTCTCGCGTACGATCGCTTCGACGGAACCACCAATGCCGGGGAACGCCGCAAATCCTGGACACCCCACGCTGACGATTACGTATCCGGCAATCCGACCTGGGCCGGTGGACAAGGCCGAGAACTCGTGGGTG CACTCAACTACTTGGCGAGTCAGAGTTTGAATCTCGTGACATTTTCGACCTTGACCTTGGGTGGACCGGACGGTAACGTTTTCCCGTTTGTGTCACCGCAACCATCGGATCGATTCCGTATGGACGTTTCCAAACTGGCGCAATGGGAAGTAGTGTTCCAGCATGCCGATGAACTCGGGTTGCTGCTGAATTTGCGACTCGAGTCCGAGTCCGCAGCGGACGTCCTGGATGGGAAAGCTGGCGTCTTGGGACTTCGACGACGCTTGTACTATCGTGAAATGATTGCTCGATTTGGTCATCATCTTTCCCTGATTTGGAATTTGGGCACCGCAACAGCTACGGCTAGCTTCAGTACCGCAAACCAGCAATCGCTGACCAACTACATTCGGAGTGTGGACCCGTACGAACATCCTGTGGTTTTACAGACGCCATCGAACCAGCAAGCCGAAGTTTACGAAGCCTTGTTGTCGAGTTCGAATGTAGCCGTGGAAGGAACCTCGCTAGCTTCCGATCTATACGATACGTTCAACGATACGCTGATCTGGAGATCGTTGTCCGCCGAACAAGGTCACAAATGGGTCGTCACCAGTGAATATCAAGGTTCGCAAGGCGCAACCGCGGATAGGGATGATCCCACGCACGATGAATTCCGCGTTGAAGTCCTGTGGGGTAATCTTTTAGCGGGTGGTACCGGAGTTGCGTACCATTTTGGTGACGAAAGGGGCGACAGCAGCGGGTGTTCCGACTTGGCCTGTCAAGACTGGCGCAGTCGGGAGGCTTTATGGGGTCAATCACGCTATGCTCTGGAATTCTTTCGTGAAAACAGTATCCCGTTTTGGAACATGGGCAATTCGAACGAGCGCTGCACGGACGGCAATCGATGCTTTTCTAACGACGAATTTGTTGTGGTGCAGGTCCTACGAACCGACACACCCAGTCTCGTCGACTTGACGACGCCGTCTCCCGTCGTCGCAACGTACAGCTTAAAGTGGTTTGACCCACTCCTCGGCGGACCCCTCCAGGATGGCAGTGTTGCCTCCGTGTTTTCCGGTCCTGCACAGGATCTTGGCACTCCACCAACTTCAACTGGCCAGGAGTGGATTGCTTTGCTCACACGCAACCGGTTGCCACCCACGACAGCCCcaacaatttcgttggcCCCAACACAAAGTCCTCTTCTGGTTGTGGTGCCTCCGACCCACGCACCTCACGTACCAGGGACACCCACTGGTACACCCATAGAGATGCCCTCGTTCAGAGAGTCTGATTTCCTTTCCAGAACCATTGAACCGACCTCTGGACCCCCTAGTGAAGGCGTGTCGAGTGCCGTGGCTCCTACGGCGAATATCAGTGCCGTTATTCAATGGATTCTTTTATTCTTGATCTTGGGGCTGGTACGAGTGAACCCATAA
- a CDS encoding predicted protein — translation MASPKPQTEELEVQWIESKWLQQQEGENTREADEEDIPAVGDLFADPDPLESFRFDWDTLEGKHIAIELTGHKAELGQTLNSTGLTLWRASELLCEYLVKHPEWVATKDVLELGSGLGLVGLLVHHLGAARTSLTDGDTDTLSNLRENVQRNGADTDCGRHVSCRQLVWGEKLESFQTSYGSFDTIVGSDIIYVEQILDPLWTTVDLLLRPAGTFLLSYARRNVSIDLVLRKATEYGFEWTTPEMSEGVFVFVRTSI, via the exons ATGGCATCACCGAAGCCACAAACCGAGGAGCTGGAGGTTCAATGGATCGAATCCAAATGGTTGCAACAGCAGGAAGGCGAGAACACCCGAGAGGCCGATGAGGAAGACATTCCCGCCGTAGGGGATTTATTTGCCGACCCGGATCCATTGGAGTCGTTTCGGTTTGACTGGGATACACTTGAAGGGAAACATATTGCTATAGAACTCACGGGACACAAGGCAGAATTGGGGCAAACGCTGAATTCGACTGGTTTGACGTTATGGCGCGCGTCCGAGCTACTCTGTGAATACCTTGTTAAACATCCAGAGTGGGTAGCGACTAAGGATGTTTTGGAG CTGGGTTCTGGCTTGGGCTTGGTGGGGCTCTTGGTGCACCACTTAGGAGCAGCGCGCACATCTTTGACGGATGGCGACACGGATACGTTATCAAATCTACGAGAAAATGTGCAAAGGAATGGAGCCGACACTGATTGTGGTAGACACGTATCATGTCGACAATTGGTTTGGGGCGAAAAGCTAGAGTCCTTTCAAACCTCGTACGGTTCATTCGACACCATTGTCGGTTCCGATATTATTTACGTGGAACAGATCCTGGATCCCTTGTGGACAACCGTCGACTTACTTCTCCGACCCGCTGGAACCTTCTTACTATCCTACGCTCGCCGGAACGTTTCGATCGATTTAGTACTGAGGAAGGCTACCGAGTACGGCTTTGAATGGACGACTCCGGAGATGTCCGAAGgcgtttttgtttttgtgcgCACGAGCATTTGA
- a CDS encoding predicted protein translates to MKVTSVAYVAALWPASTVLALDSDTVPLRGAPRSPDETHSLRRTLTAPKNTPAVENRRDLYFASPEIAQQPTNSKGTGEGEDKPNRMYRGSFNSPYDGRSKAKYSGTFASPYADRSSFGEEGATNTPQTAAPTIEKQDELDAPDLGQTPPKEEYMFHSYFGNRSSIEEGAINHSP, encoded by the coding sequence atgaaagTCACTTCCGTCGCGTACGTGGCCGCACTATGGCCAGCGTCTACAGTGCTGGCGCTGGACTCTGATACAGTACCCCTTCGTGGTGCCCCCCGGTCCCCCGATGAGACGCACAGTCTCCGCAGAACCTTGACTGCGCCGAAGAATACCCCAGCCGTGGAAAACCGTCGGGACCTTTACTTTGCGAGTCCAGAAATAGCGCAGCAGCCTACCAATAGCAAGGGGACCGGCGAGGGAGAAGACAAACCCAATAGAATGTACCGAGGCAGTTTCAATTCTCCTTATGATGGTCGCTCCAAAGCAAAATACAGTGGCACTTTCGCCTCTCCCTATGCTGATCGATCCAGTTTCGGGGAAGAAGGCGCTACCAACACTCCTCAGACGGCTGCACCCACAATCGAAAAGCAAGACGAATTGGATGCTCCCGATCTTGGTCAAACTCCTCCGAAGGAGGAATACATGTTTCACTCTTACTTCGGAAATAGATCCAGTATTGAAGAGGGAGCCATCAATCACTCTCCTTAG
- a CDS encoding predicted protein — protein sequence MRSIRTRLTFEGRPSCQWTKVKFGTLLLVSLLWDGLVSLTRTFHNGSISTTTNHRLPLLVQAYVSVPLKPRTRRDEAFPSSTTTPPPRIPCSLSAQPNPREAEIRRKIAQLRRQGKLRKQQQPSEWDLDDDLDGDGNTSTENETAPQTSPRDTYATKVRDRLGPTKSKLLGFVDDNESASDSKSDELTVSSSSSSSSTSGRVQIGTLEPSQFDDERSSSEKYQRANMESTQSPNWIDPSLFDEDEDTQYEADQDEESLIDLVAEKMMEQQLREKSEKDRALMEETRARLQALELERRVETAEPPLSSTSVTQLTSGVGGSWDRNETAATQDVYQPKMGSWGAFPRPRDISKAYGGGRRIGPGFSNEQARVESTAATRERLQRYREKVGIEVESEKLHADEIAEALRIGSLAMERGIYSTAVSALEKVTRYCSSNSKVGSKVFLELAMAYEAVGRTEEAIAVYTTLSKCRMEDIKHNAKRLLYGLEAMQFMQKNVKSSEFSRKRAKNVFVDTTGLANIAEAFDDKYNMAYLDLEKGNYYKKLTEAVVRSPREARQILLKAVGAGEVPRLRIVQALRSLARQFDDLLQAEIESSTIQEPVAIMDGKPILKRRVEEKGDVKTMIAGMDDFLLGTPEQMMTNIDGEWRLQLLADKQGDGVKFFNNTVSWQQVDIKKMSFRASSSAGLVTIQQAGEVSFNEKRRVLRRTSVQVSGGGVFTGLFGGMNTGAPAAVSLPRQIITVDSTLLITRGVPSKLGRGKDDERDYFAVWRRVESGTFSRP from the coding sequence ATGCGGTCTATTCGAACGAGACTGACGTTCGAGGGACGTCCTTCGTGTCAGTGGACCAAAGTCAAGTTCGGGACACTGCTGCTCGTGAGCTTGCTCTGGGACGGACTCGTCTCCCTCACACGTACTTTTCACAATGGCAGTATTTCTACTACTACGAACCACCGTTTGCCGCTTCTCGTCCAGGCCTATGTCTCCGTACCACTCAAGCCGCGCACGCGGCGGGACGAGGCCTTTCCGTCATCCACCACCACGCCACCGCCACGTATCCCGTGCAGCCTTTCCGCGCAACCGAATCCGCGAGAAGCCGAAATTCGACGAAAAATTGCTCAATTGCGACGTCAGGGCAAACTCCGgaagcaacaacaaccgtCGGAATGGGATCTCGATGACGACCTGGATGGTGATGGAAATACTTCGACCGAGAACGAAACAGCCCCACAAACTTCTCCCCGAGACACGTATGCTACAAAAGTGCGAGACCGACTAGGGCCCACCAAGTCGAAACTTTTGGGATTTGTTGACGACAATGAGAGCGCGTCAGATTCGAAATCGGAtgaacttacagttagttcgtcctcatcatcatcaagCACATCCGGGCGAGTGCAAATAGGCACGTTGGAACCCTCGCAATTCGATGACGAGCGGTCTTCGTCCGAAAAATACCAGAGAGCAAACATGGAAAGTACTCAGTCTCCCAACTGGATCGACCCGTCATTatttgacgaggacgaagacaCGCAGTATGAAGCCGATCAAGATGAAGAGTCTTTGATTGACTTGGTAGCAGAAAAAATGATGGAACAACAACTTCGTGAAAAATCGGAAAAGGACCGAGCGTTGATGGAAGAGACACGCGCAAGGTTGCAAGCCTTGGAGTTGGAACGACGAGTCGAAACGGCCGAGCCTCCCCTCAGTAGCACTTCTGTGACTCAATTAACATCCGGCGTTGGCGGATCCTGGGATAGGAACGAAACTGCCGCCACACAAGATGTGTATCAGCCCAAGATGGGCTCCTGGGGCGCCTTTCCGAGACCGCGAGATATCTCCAAGGCCTACGGTGGTGGTAGACGGATAGGACCGGGGTTCAGCAACGAACAGGCACGCGTGGAATCGACCGCTGCAACGAGGGAACGGTTACAGCGGTACCGTGAAAAAGTGGGTATCGAAGTCGAATCGGAAAAATTGCACGCCGATGAAATCGCCGAAGCCCTGCGCATCGGGTCACTTGCAATGGAAAGAGGCATTTACTCCACGGCGGTCTCGGCACTGGAGAAAGTAACAAGGTACTGTTCAAGCAACAGCAAAGTGGGGAGCAAAGTCTTTCTGGAACTGGCCATGGCGTACGAGGCTGTCGGGCGAACGGAAGAAGCCATCGCCGTGTACACTACCCTGTCAAAGTGCCGTATGGAAGATATCAAGCACAACGCGAAACGATTACTGTATGGATTGGAGGCCATGCAATTTATGCAAAAAAATGTCAAAAGCTCGGAATTTTCTCGCAAGCGAGCCAAAAATGTGTTTGTGGATACTACCGGACTAGCCAACATTGCGGAAGCGTTCGACGATAAATACAACATGGCCTATTTGGACCTCGAAAAGGGGAACTACTACAAGAAGCTTACCGAAGCCGTCGTTCGATCCCCTCGTGAAGCACGACAAATTTTGTTGAAGGCCGTGGGAGCCGGGGAAGTCCCCCGGCTCCGGATTGTGCAAGCGTTGCGATCTTTGGCTCGGCAGTTTGACGACTTGCTTCAGGCGGAGATTGAAAGCAGTACGATTCAAGAGCCTGTCGCTATTATGGATGGGAAGCCCATTTTGAAGCGACGAGTAGAGGAAAAGGGCGATGTTAAGACTATGATTGCAGGCATGGACGACTTCCTTTTAGGTACACCCGAACAAATGATGACAAACATTGATGGGGAATGGCGATTGCAGCTTCTGGCGGATAAACAAGGAGATGGCGTGAAATTTTTCAACAACACTGTTTCGTGGCAACAAGTTGACATTAAAAAAATGAGCTTCCGAGCCTCAAGCTCCGCAGGGCTTGTCACAATTCAACAAGCTGGTGAAGTTTCTTTCAACGAGAAGAGACGTGTGCTACGGCGCACTTCCGTACAGGTCTCAGGCGGCGGCGTCTTCACTGGACTTTTTGGCGGCATGAATACCGGTGCCCCTGCGGCGGTGTCGCTGCCCCGTCAAATAATAACTGTGGACTCCACTCTTCTTATAACGCGAGGTGTGCCTTCAAAACTTGGTCGGGGTAAGGATGACGAAAGGGATTACTTTGCTGTATGGAGGCGAGTGGAGTCAGGCACATTCTCTAGACCATGA
- a CDS encoding predicted protein, with the protein FVSSSLYSFFWDVYMDWGLGRRKHKFLGPRLMYPKRGMYYLIIAVDLVLRFAWVLTLVPPQSGASFALPQYLTAVSMLLELFRRTIWGFLRLENEHRSNTAGFRRVGFV; encoded by the coding sequence TTTGTGTCTTCTTCCTTATACTCATTCTTTTGGGATGTGTACATGGATTGGGGTCTCGGACGGCGCAAGCACAAGTTTTTGGGACCCCGTCTCATGTATCCGAAACGAGGAATGTACTATCTGATTATTGCTGTTGACTTGGTCCTTCGGTTTGCGTGGGTCTTGACTTTGGTTCCGCCACAGTCCGGTGCCAGTTTTGCCTTGCCCCAGTACCTGACGGCGGTGTCCATGTTGTTGGAGCTGTTTCGACGCACAATTTGGGGATTCTTGCGGCTGGAAAATGAACACCGCAGCAATACCGCCGGTTTCCGCCGCGTCGGGTTCGTT
- a CDS encoding predicted protein, with amino-acid sequence MNGSSSREVLHVSIGPEANHVTAHLLNLYGLSVTPSFDNVHGALCDPRITHDVWDRLYVPRVVLVDTPDSRLSRRNPTSATPLPHVPVGSHDTVAPFVQPTSVPIPIPDPAWTALHDTAQFLVQSPYSRYRVRPVPHSGASHHRSDHRRDNRSGGDRVRHYANARHVDWDDWHDDEADEELDEEQRANERTRQQACEQRERQSWQQQTLAPAQEQLESFWKSVPADKAALISTLPQHQTADARIPTKTTATQADALPVSPICPDAVANSRDETTNATMMPTPTLSWRDYWMPPYHPQSCLALPVSHQSNIVSDWDSYIAGSSQSNASPLQSWKDDVLWERIRRQLEACESVQGVVLATTDRGLYAGLSSGLLETFQEECATARRLVLALEHEPSLHHSYSDEDHQSTKSSWQVQQVERLRSRVEKGLFYHDMGQNADVVLPLRIPTTDETCFANSNGTNSSDGVFAGAARMAAALETALLGFRVAKSTTPSRSRIGLNSSYYYGALASDSPFGTTPQLSMSEFLSTLRPSSRHSVLELDTVLPNTNVTHEFLWQSLLEGTTVERDHRMRQRGITSLSGVRRPRDVDPGAWMLDAAPDMGKDGLLSSLSLAATTPNITDRSLHHHFSLSTSMRTHPPTSASQADYINCTMQGMGIRFRPEQSTAMIVTQTLGTLTADGYGAGSYWPAVWGSPSCPVLSVVGNTSRSFATLQDTAQSFQQALAPRSRGYYNRDVTNGVLPEPEDCEDALASCLDLADVYRPPEGSGLVPDEDLDSGMS; translated from the coding sequence atgaacGGGTCGTCGTCACGGGAAGTCCTGCACGTCAGCATTGGTCCCGAAGCCAATCACGTCACGGCACACTTGCTCAACCTCTACGGATTGTCCGTCACACCCTCCTTCGACAACGTCCACGGCGCCTTGTGCGATCCGCGGATCACTCACGACGTTTGGGACCGTCTCTACGTCCCACGAGTCGTCTTGGTGGACACTCCCGACTCTCGACTTTCACGACGCAACCCTACTTCTGCCACACCGTTACCTCACGTTCCCGTCGGATCCCACGACACGGTCGCACCGTTCGTACAGCCCACGTCGGTACCAATCCCCATCCCCGACCCTGCCTGGACAGCCTTGCACGACACGGCGCAATTCTTGGTGCAGAGTCCCTATTCGCGCTACCGAGTCCGACCCGTGCCACACTCCGGTGCGTCCCACCATCGTTCGGACCACCGTCGTGACAACCGCAGTGGAGGTGACCGTGTCCGCCACTACGCCAACGCACGACACGTCGACTGGGATGATTggcacgacgacgaagccgacgaagaACTAGACGAGGAACAACGTGCCAATGAACGTACCCGACAACAAGCGTGTGAACAACGGGAACGGCAAAGTTGGCAACAGCAGACGCTAGCGCCGGCCCAAGAACAATTGGAATCGTTTTGGAAGTCCGTACCGGCCGACAAGGCGGCCTTGATTTCCACGTTACCGCAACACCAAACTGCCGACGCCAGAATACCCACCAAAACCACCGCCACGCAGGCCGATGCTCTGCCAGTGTCGCCTATATGCCCCGACGCCGTTGCCAACTCTCGTGACGAGACTACCAACGCTACTATGATGCCTACGCCGACTCTTTCTTGGAGGGATTACTGGATGCCACCCTACCACCCCCAATCGTGTCTCGCCCTCCCCGTCTCGCACCAGTCCAACATTGTCAGCGACTGGGATTCCTACATTGCCGGAAGCAGCCAGTCCAACGCTTCCCCGTTGCAAAGCTGGAAAGACGACGTCTTGTGGGAACGCATTCGTCGGCAACTGGAAGCGTGTGAAAGCGTTCAGGGGGTTGTACTCGCGACCACCGATCGAGGTCTTTATGCAGGGTTGAGTTCGGGCCTGCTCGAAACCTTTCAAGAAGAATGCGCCACGGCGAGACGACTCGTACTCGCTTTGGAACACGAGCCCTCCTTGCATCATTCCTACTCGGACGAGGATCACCAATCCACCAAGTCCTCGTGGCAAGTCCAACAGGTGGAACGACTACGGTCACGAGTCGAAAAGGGACTCTTTTATCACGATATGGGTCAAAATGCCGATGTCGTGTTGCCGTTGCGAATCCCCACTACCGACGAGACCTGTTTCGCCAATTCTAACGGAACAAATTCCAGCGACGGCGTATTTGCTGGCGCGGCGCGGATGGCGGCCGCCTTGGAAACAGCCCTGCTGGGCTTTCGCGTAGCCAAGTCCACGACACCATCGCGTTCGCGTATTGGCTTGAATTCATCCTATTACTACGGCGCTCTCGCGTCGGATTCACCATTTGGTACCACACCCCAATTATCCATGTCCGAATTTCTGTCCACTTTACGGCCCAGCAGTCGACACTCTGTTCTGGAACTGGATACGGTTCTGCCCAACACCAACGTTACTCACGAATTCTTGTGGCAGTCGTTGCTGGAAGGAACCACCGTCGAACGAGATCACCGCATGCGCCAACGGGGTATCACCAGTTTGAGTGGTGTACGACGACCGCGCGATGTCGATCCCGGGGCCTGGATGTTGGACGCCGCTCCCGACATGGGCAAAGATGGCTTGTTGTCCTCTTTGTCACTCGCTGCGACCACGCCGAACATTACGGATCGATCCCTGCACCACCATTTCTCGCTTTCGACGTCGATGCGGACGCACCCACCCACTTCGGCATCGCAAGCTGACTACATTAACTGCACAATGCAAGGCATGGGCATCCGGTTCCGCCCGGAGCAGTCAACGGCAATGATCGTGACCCAAACTTTGGGGACTTTGACGGCTGACGGCTACGGTGCCGGATCGTACTGGCCGGCGGTTTGGGGATCGCCGAGTTGTCCGGTGTTATCGGTGGTCGGTAACACGAGTCGTTCCTTCGCCACCTTACAAGATACGGCGCAGTCCTTTCAACAGGCACTGGCACCGCGATCCAGAGGGTACTACAATCGTGACGTAACCAACGGTGTCTTGCCCGAGCCCGAAGATTGCGAAGACGCGTTGGCGTCTTGCCTTGATCTAGCCGACGTATACCGCCCGCCGGAAGGGAGTGGTTTGGTTCCggacgaagatttggattCCGGCATGTCGTAG